Proteins from one Mesorhizobium sp. M9A.F.Ca.ET.002.03.1.2 genomic window:
- a CDS encoding penicillin-binding protein 1A, translating into MGTPLEPRKRRGPIAARLLAADAWFDSSLYDIGFKARRFWEAATIFFRRFRVTGWRRGIIELLSEGFTLGAGGIVVMLALALPAFQETAGDWRAQGDFAVTFLDRYGNEIGQRGIIQRDSVPVDEMPDQVIKAVLATEDRRFFDHHGIDALGLSRAIFENVRANSVVQGGSSITQQLAKNLFLTNERTLERKIKEAFLSLWLEANLSKKEILQLYLDRVYMGGGTFGIEAAADFYFGKSVKDLNLAEAAMLAGLFKAPTKYAPHINLPAARARANVVLSNLVDAGFMSEGQVLQARLHPAEIVDRGEQKSPDYYLDWAFDEVKKIAAKSGQHSLVAHTTFDANIQKAAEESMEFHLRQFGKEYNVTEGAMVVIETNGAVRAIVGGRDYGASQFNRATKALRQSGSSFKPYVYATAMEHGFTPDSVVSGGPISWGNWSPHNYNGGSAGNVTLITAVAKSINTVPVRLAKNYLGIKPIKAMAEAMGVESPLESHKTMVLGTSGMTVMDQATGYSVFAQNGFVGSRHGITQLVTRTGEVVYDFAKDAPPPHRVLSEQALKSMNTVLAAVPVMGTARRAALPNIVSAGKTGTTQSYRDAWYVGFTGNYTAAVWLGNDDFTPTNNMTGGSLPAMVWQRLMVYAHQNIDLKPIPGLDHPFVDEKIAAKAEEAEKKNAEQAATSAAERPPVLSSQTTRALRDITKQFQSAPVLQTPATPETLSAL; encoded by the coding sequence ATGGGCACTCCTTTGGAACCACGCAAGAGAAGAGGTCCGATCGCCGCAAGGTTGCTCGCGGCCGATGCGTGGTTCGATTCCTCGCTCTACGACATCGGCTTCAAGGCGCGCCGGTTCTGGGAAGCGGCCACGATTTTTTTCCGGCGTTTCCGCGTCACCGGCTGGCGCCGCGGCATCATCGAACTTTTGAGCGAGGGCTTCACGCTCGGTGCCGGCGGCATCGTCGTCATGCTGGCGCTCGCCTTGCCGGCCTTCCAGGAAACCGCAGGTGACTGGCGCGCCCAGGGCGACTTCGCCGTCACCTTCCTCGACCGCTACGGCAACGAGATCGGCCAGCGCGGCATCATCCAGCGTGACTCGGTGCCAGTCGACGAGATGCCCGACCAGGTCATCAAAGCGGTACTGGCCACGGAGGATCGCCGTTTCTTCGATCACCACGGCATCGATGCGCTCGGCCTTTCGCGCGCGATCTTCGAGAATGTGCGGGCGAATTCCGTGGTGCAGGGCGGCTCGAGCATCACCCAGCAGTTGGCCAAGAACCTGTTCCTGACCAATGAACGCACATTGGAGCGCAAGATCAAGGAAGCCTTCCTGTCGCTGTGGCTCGAGGCCAATCTGTCGAAGAAGGAGATCCTGCAGCTCTATCTCGATCGCGTCTATATGGGCGGCGGCACCTTCGGCATCGAAGCGGCCGCCGATTTCTATTTCGGCAAAAGCGTCAAGGATCTAAACCTCGCCGAAGCGGCGATGCTGGCCGGCCTGTTCAAGGCGCCGACCAAATACGCGCCGCACATCAACCTGCCTGCTGCCAGGGCGCGGGCCAATGTGGTGCTGTCCAATCTCGTCGACGCCGGCTTCATGAGCGAGGGCCAAGTGCTGCAGGCGCGGCTGCATCCGGCCGAAATCGTCGATCGCGGCGAGCAGAAGAGCCCGGATTACTACCTCGACTGGGCATTCGACGAGGTCAAGAAGATCGCGGCGAAGTCCGGCCAGCATTCGCTGGTCGCTCACACCACTTTCGACGCCAACATCCAGAAGGCGGCGGAAGAATCGATGGAGTTTCATCTCCGTCAGTTCGGCAAGGAATACAACGTCACCGAAGGTGCCATGGTCGTCATCGAAACCAATGGCGCGGTCAGGGCGATCGTCGGCGGCCGCGACTACGGTGCCAGCCAGTTCAACCGCGCCACCAAGGCGCTGCGCCAGAGCGGCTCATCGTTTAAACCCTACGTCTATGCAACGGCGATGGAGCATGGCTTCACACCGGACTCCGTCGTTTCCGGCGGGCCGATCTCCTGGGGCAACTGGTCGCCTCACAATTACAATGGCGGATCGGCCGGCAATGTCACGCTGATCACGGCGGTCGCCAAATCGATCAACACCGTACCCGTCCGGCTGGCCAAGAATTATCTCGGCATCAAGCCGATCAAGGCGATGGCGGAGGCCATGGGCGTCGAATCGCCGCTCGAATCGCACAAGACGATGGTGCTCGGCACATCGGGCATGACCGTAATGGACCAGGCGACAGGTTATAGCGTGTTCGCCCAGAACGGCTTTGTCGGCTCCCGGCATGGCATCACCCAGCTCGTCACCCGTACCGGCGAGGTGGTTTACGATTTCGCCAAGGATGCGCCGCCGCCGCACCGTGTGCTGTCGGAACAGGCGCTGAAATCCATGAACACCGTGCTGGCGGCGGTGCCGGTGATGGGCACGGCACGGCGCGCCGCCCTTCCCAACATCGTTTCGGCCGGCAAGACCGGCACCACGCAGTCTTACCGCGACGCCTGGTATGTCGGCTTCACCGGAAACTACACGGCTGCCGTGTGGCTCGGCAATGACGACTTCACCCCGACCAACAACATGACCGGCGGCTCGCTGCCGGCGATGGTGTGGCAGCGGCTGATGGTCTATGCGCACCAGAATATCGACCTCAAGCCGATCCCCGGTCTCGATCATCCGTTCGTCGACGAGAAGATCGCGGCCAAGGCCGAGGAAGCGGAAAAGAAGAATGCCGAGCAGGCTGCGACCAGCGCCGCCGAGCGCCCGCCGGTGCTGTCCAGCCAAACCACGCGGGCGCTCAGGGACATCACCAAGCAGTTCCAGTCGGCGCCCGTCCTCCAGACACCTGCGACGCCGGAGACCCTGTCGGCGCTTTGA
- a CDS encoding TetR/AcrR family transcriptional regulator: MIMIAPQDEPAPGNIKVTRWDWIDLALKTMISDGIESVRVLPLGQKLGVSRSSFYWYFESRQDLLDQLLAHWRNTNTKAIVERAQRPAESIIMGVMNVFECWADERLFDPRLDFAIREWARRSDDVRRAIDQADNDRLGAIRDMYRRHGYGEEDAFIRARVLYYMQIGYYVLDLKEPVEARVSHLAAYLRSFTGQEPSEADVAHFLRFMAAR, from the coding sequence ATGATCATGATTGCTCCGCAGGACGAGCCGGCGCCCGGCAACATCAAGGTGACGCGCTGGGACTGGATCGATCTTGCACTCAAGACAATGATTTCAGACGGCATCGAAAGCGTGCGCGTGCTGCCGCTCGGCCAGAAGCTCGGCGTTTCGCGCTCAAGCTTCTACTGGTATTTCGAGAGCCGCCAGGATCTGCTCGACCAGTTGCTTGCCCATTGGCGCAACACTAACACCAAAGCGATTGTCGAACGCGCTCAGCGGCCGGCCGAGAGCATCATCATGGGCGTCATGAACGTGTTCGAATGCTGGGCGGACGAGCGCCTGTTCGATCCGCGGCTCGACTTCGCCATCCGGGAATGGGCGCGTCGCTCAGACGACGTGCGCCGGGCCATTGACCAGGCCGACAATGACCGCCTGGGCGCAATACGCGACATGTATCGCCGTCACGGCTATGGTGAAGAGGACGCCTTCATCCGCGCCCGCGTGCTCTACTACATGCAGATCGGCTATTATGTGCTCGACCTCAAGGAGCCAGTCGAGGCAAGAGTCAGTCATCTCGCTGCCTATCTGCGCAGTTTCACCGGCCAGGAACCCAGCGAAGCCGACGTGGCGCATTTTCTGCGCTTTATGGCCGCGCGGTGA
- a CDS encoding trimethylamine methyltransferase family protein, whose protein sequence is MVDDAAHNLRRERRRGRSGEAGSETSRRPDYRSLKNPFLPQPIFSADQVAAIHDTALRVLEELGVKVLLPEARARFARAGASVDEDSQMVRIGRDIVAAALASAPKSIRAHAGDRARDLTLELGSMTFLAGSGAPNVTDLERGRRPGTLAAFEDLIRLVQHFDVLHILGPCIEPQDVDNRLRHYAVNRAQLTLSDKLPFVFARGTPQVEDGFEMLRLARGLSEDEFHSGAHCYTVINTNSPRQLDIPMAQGIIDFAKAGQVLVITPFCLAGAMAPITVAGALTLQHAEALAGLTLAQIVRPGAPVVYGSFSSNVDMKSGAPAFGTPEHVKATLGAGQLARFTGLPWRSGGGSAANISDAQAAHETQFALWGSVLAGATVCIHAAGWLEGGLSVSFEKLITDIEALQTIAELCAATPGDESAIGFEAIAEVQPGGHFFSAGHTMARYRTAFYEPLVADWSNFGNWTQAGSKTATERATGIWKRLLADFRPPASAAATSDVLDEFIARRTEQGGAAPVS, encoded by the coding sequence ATGGTCGATGACGCGGCACACAACCTCAGGCGCGAACGCCGGCGCGGACGAAGCGGCGAGGCCGGCAGCGAGACCAGCCGCCGGCCGGACTATCGTTCGCTGAAGAATCCGTTTCTGCCGCAGCCGATCTTTTCGGCCGATCAGGTCGCCGCGATCCACGACACGGCGCTGCGCGTGCTCGAGGAACTTGGCGTCAAGGTGCTGCTGCCTGAGGCGCGCGCTCGCTTCGCCCGCGCCGGTGCATCGGTCGACGAGGACAGCCAGATGGTGCGCATCGGTCGCGACATCGTTGCGGCGGCGCTGGCTTCGGCGCCGAAATCGATCCGGGCGCATGCCGGCGACCGTGCCCGCGACCTGACGCTCGAGCTCGGCTCGATGACGTTCCTGGCGGGATCAGGAGCGCCGAACGTCACCGATCTAGAGCGCGGCCGGCGGCCGGGAACGCTTGCCGCTTTCGAGGATCTCATCCGGCTGGTGCAGCATTTCGACGTGCTGCATATCCTCGGCCCCTGCATCGAACCGCAGGACGTCGATAACCGCTTGCGCCACTATGCCGTCAACCGCGCTCAGCTGACGCTGTCGGACAAATTGCCGTTCGTCTTCGCGCGCGGCACGCCGCAAGTCGAGGATGGGTTCGAGATGCTGCGGCTGGCGCGCGGCCTGTCCGAGGACGAATTCCATTCGGGCGCTCATTGCTACACCGTCATTAACACGAACTCGCCACGCCAGCTCGACATTCCGATGGCGCAAGGCATCATCGACTTTGCCAAGGCGGGGCAGGTGTTGGTCATCACGCCCTTCTGCCTGGCCGGCGCCATGGCGCCGATCACCGTTGCCGGCGCGCTGACCCTGCAGCACGCCGAGGCGCTGGCCGGGCTGACGCTGGCCCAGATCGTGCGACCGGGCGCGCCGGTCGTCTATGGCTCTTTCTCGTCCAATGTCGACATGAAATCCGGGGCGCCGGCCTTCGGCACGCCGGAGCACGTCAAGGCGACGCTCGGCGCTGGTCAGCTTGCGCGCTTCACCGGTCTGCCCTGGCGGTCTGGTGGCGGCAGCGCCGCCAACATTTCGGACGCGCAGGCAGCCCACGAAACGCAGTTCGCGCTGTGGGGCTCGGTGCTTGCTGGCGCCACGGTCTGCATCCATGCCGCGGGCTGGCTCGAAGGCGGCTTGAGCGTCTCCTTCGAGAAACTGATCACCGATATCGAGGCGCTGCAGACCATCGCCGAACTCTGCGCTGCGACGCCCGGCGACGAGAGCGCGATCGGCTTCGAGGCCATCGCCGAAGTGCAGCCGGGCGGGCACTTCTTTTCGGCCGGACATACCATGGCGCGCTACCGCACCGCGTTCTACGAGCCGCTGGTGGCCGACTGGTCGAATTTCGGCAACTGGACGCAGGCCGGGTCGAAAACCGCGACTGAGCGCGCCACCGGCATCTGGAAACGGCTGCTTGCCGACTTCCGGCCGCCGGCTTCCGCCGCTGCCACATCGGATGTCCTCGACGAGTTCATAGCCCGGCGCACCGAGCAGGGCGGCGCGGCACCGGTTTCGTGA
- a CDS encoding DUF1488 domain-containing protein — protein sequence MSLTFPNVSRSYEEASRRIRFVGYDGMCQISFFVDADAISTAPPEAVTADATYLAAFDSAVGPIHDVARKAYARTGKNMYVLTAADFR from the coding sequence ATGAGCCTGACATTTCCAAATGTAAGCCGAAGCTATGAGGAGGCGAGCAGACGGATCCGCTTCGTCGGCTATGACGGCATGTGCCAGATTTCTTTCTTTGTCGATGCAGACGCCATCTCGACGGCTCCGCCGGAGGCGGTGACAGCCGATGCCACATATCTCGCCGCCTTCGATTCGGCCGTCGGTCCCATACATGACGTCGCCAGGAAAGCTTATGCCCGAACCGGCAAGAACATGTATGTGCTGACCGCAGCCGATTTTCGATAA
- a CDS encoding DUF3168 domain-containing protein: MTAPAAVLQKALFEALNGDGSLSAALGGAKLFDHAPENVAFPYVTFGRTSVYDWATGMENAAEQLFTLHFWSKSVTRKEMLDVMDLVSARLRDAVLSLDEHHHVNLKLEFTEARYDEDLSAYHGLLRFRAVTEEND, encoded by the coding sequence ATGACCGCGCCGGCTGCCGTGTTGCAGAAGGCCTTGTTCGAAGCGCTGAACGGCGACGGTTCCCTGTCAGCGGCGTTGGGCGGCGCAAAACTGTTCGACCACGCCCCGGAAAACGTCGCGTTTCCCTATGTGACTTTCGGCCGGACCAGCGTCTACGACTGGGCAACAGGCATGGAGAACGCCGCCGAGCAGCTTTTCACGCTGCATTTCTGGTCGAAGTCCGTGACCAGGAAAGAAATGCTCGATGTGATGGATCTGGTCAGCGCCCGCCTCCGGGATGCGGTGCTCTCGCTCGACGAGCATCACCACGTCAATCTCAAGCTCGAATTCACCGAAGCCCGTTACGACGAAGACCTTTCAGCCTATCACGGGCTGCTGCGCTTTCGCGCCGTGACGGAAGAAAACGACTGA
- a CDS encoding response regulator transcription factor: MRVLVVEDDKDLNRQISEALVDAGYVVDRAFDGEEGHFLGDTEPYDAVVLDIGLPQMDGISVVERWRRGGRKMPVLILTARDRWSDKVSGIDAGADDYVTKPFHIEEVLARVRALIRRAAGHASSELTCGPLRLDTKASKADVDGVPLKLTSHEFRLLAYLMHHMGEVVSRTELVEHLYDQDFDRDSNTIEVFVGRLRKKMGIDMIETVRGMGYRMREPEA, encoded by the coding sequence ATGCGCGTACTCGTTGTCGAAGATGACAAGGATCTCAACCGGCAGATATCGGAAGCGCTGGTCGATGCCGGCTATGTCGTCGACCGGGCCTTCGACGGCGAAGAGGGCCATTTCCTCGGCGACACCGAACCCTACGACGCCGTGGTGCTCGACATCGGCCTGCCGCAGATGGACGGCATCAGCGTGGTCGAGCGCTGGCGGCGCGGCGGCCGCAAGATGCCGGTTCTGATCCTGACGGCGCGTGATCGCTGGAGCGACAAGGTATCGGGCATCGACGCCGGCGCCGACGATTATGTCACCAAGCCGTTTCACATCGAAGAGGTGCTGGCCAGGGTCCGGGCGCTCATCCGGCGCGCGGCCGGCCATGCGTCGTCCGAGCTGACCTGCGGGCCGCTGCGGCTCGACACCAAGGCCTCCAAGGCCGATGTCGACGGCGTGCCGCTGAAGCTGACGTCGCACGAATTCCGCCTGCTTGCCTATCTGATGCACCATATGGGTGAGGTGGTGTCCCGGACCGAACTGGTCGAGCATCTCTACGATCAGGATTTCGACCGCGATTCCAACACAATCGAGGTCTTTGTCGGACGGCTTCGCAAGAAGATGGGCATCGACATGATAGAAACCGTTCGCGGCATGGGCTATCGGATGCGTGAGCCGGAGGCGTAA
- a CDS encoding ATP-binding protein, translated as MSRRRKAEPLKQTAGTPLSRFWPRSLAFRVIAFSTVWAILTLVVIFTLITTLYRQANERGFDSLLSAHLFNLIGSVGVSEGGSLTGAPDLGDLRFSEPNSGWYWSVEPASEGVRGDLHSSSMTRAIPSPSVAEVPFNASFQRSYATEGINGEELEVFESEFVLDAKNRAARFRVMGNQTELEQEIGAFQRRLLTYLSLFGVGMIAINAIAILLGLQPLRRVRNALAMVREGTAQRLDGRFPAEIEPLANETNALIENNRRIVERSRTQVGNLAHSLKTPLAVLINEGRALGGAKGKLIAEQAASMQKQVDHYLQRARVAAQRDSVVYRTPVAPLVQRMVRVLQKLNPRTNLSLSLPTVDIVFAGEREDLEELLGNLLDNAVKWAKSAVAVSVASVPVNEGAVNLFEISIEDDGPGIPEDKAREALKRGRRLDETKPGTGLGLAIVADLVNEYGGVLALERSGMGGLKAVVRLRSLQ; from the coding sequence GTGAGCCGGAGGCGTAAGGCGGAACCGCTCAAACAGACTGCAGGGACGCCGCTTTCGCGGTTCTGGCCGCGTTCGCTGGCGTTTCGGGTGATCGCCTTTTCCACGGTCTGGGCGATCCTTACCCTCGTCGTCATCTTCACCCTCATCACCACGCTGTATCGCCAGGCGAACGAGCGCGGTTTCGACAGCCTGTTGTCGGCGCATCTGTTCAACCTGATCGGCTCGGTCGGCGTGTCCGAAGGCGGTTCGCTGACCGGCGCTCCCGACCTTGGCGATCTCCGGTTCTCGGAGCCGAACTCCGGCTGGTACTGGTCGGTTGAACCTGCGTCGGAGGGCGTGCGCGGTGATCTGCACTCTTCCTCGATGACGAGGGCGATCCCCTCGCCAAGCGTCGCCGAGGTCCCGTTCAATGCCAGTTTCCAGCGCAGCTATGCGACGGAAGGTATCAATGGCGAGGAGCTGGAAGTGTTCGAGAGCGAATTCGTTCTCGACGCGAAAAATCGTGCGGCGCGCTTCCGTGTCATGGGCAACCAGACCGAGCTCGAACAGGAGATCGGCGCCTTCCAGCGTCGCCTGCTGACCTACCTGTCCCTGTTCGGCGTCGGCATGATCGCCATCAACGCCATTGCCATCCTGCTGGGCCTGCAGCCATTGCGCCGGGTCAGGAACGCCCTCGCCATGGTGCGTGAAGGAACCGCCCAAAGGCTCGACGGCCGTTTCCCGGCCGAGATCGAACCGCTCGCCAACGAGACCAACGCGCTGATCGAAAACAACAGGCGTATCGTCGAGCGCTCGCGCACGCAGGTCGGCAACCTCGCCCATTCGCTGAAGACGCCGCTGGCGGTGCTGATCAACGAGGGGCGGGCGCTTGGTGGCGCCAAGGGCAAGCTTATAGCCGAGCAGGCCGCCTCGATGCAGAAGCAGGTCGACCACTATCTGCAGCGCGCGCGCGTCGCGGCGCAACGTGACAGCGTCGTCTATCGTACCCCGGTGGCGCCGCTGGTCCAGCGCATGGTGCGGGTTCTGCAAAAACTCAACCCGCGGACCAATCTGTCGCTTTCGCTGCCGACAGTCGATATCGTCTTTGCCGGCGAACGCGAGGATCTGGAAGAATTGCTTGGGAATTTGCTCGACAACGCCGTGAAATGGGCAAAGAGCGCGGTCGCCGTGTCGGTGGCATCCGTCCCCGTCAACGAAGGCGCCGTCAATCTGTTCGAGATCAGCATCGAGGATGACGGCCCGGGCATTCCCGAAGACAAGGCACGCGAGGCGCTGAAGCGTGGACGGCGCCTCGACGAGACTAAACCGGGGACCGGACTTGGACTTGCCATTGTCGCCGACCTCGTCAACGAGTATGGAGGCGTTCTGGCTCTGGAACGGTCCGGCATGGGCGGATTGAAGGCGGTGGTTCGATTGCGGAGCCTCCAGTGA
- the ccmI gene encoding c-type cytochrome biogenesis protein CcmI codes for MLFWVIAAVLTLGASLAVLLPLAGGPKGGSASSDHDLEVYRDQLSELDRDVARGLIQPAEAEEARAEIARRILRLDNARAGVDPADKAAARQPSMATRLVATAAVLAVPLVSWGLYSQLGSPDLPSQPLSERLAKNPADSSVDELVARAEAHLAANPADGRGWDVLAPVYLRMQRFSDAVTAYRNAIRLDGDSAARQAGLGEAIASAAGGIVSADAQAAFEAALKLDPANPKASFYLAMGMAQEGRIEKATAAWQKMLGALPQDSAWRGAVEQALAEAARRSVASREPAKGPAAGDVDAAASMSPQDREAMINTMVAGLDEKLRQNPRDAEGWMQLIRSYVVLGKADQARDALNRGIAVFGSDSDEAKKFTAFAVSLGLTATE; via the coding sequence ATGCTGTTCTGGGTCATAGCTGCCGTTCTCACGCTGGGTGCAAGCCTGGCGGTTCTGCTGCCGCTGGCCGGCGGCCCGAAGGGTGGCTCGGCGAGCAGCGACCATGACCTTGAAGTCTATCGCGACCAGCTGTCCGAGCTTGACCGCGACGTCGCGCGCGGCTTGATCCAGCCGGCGGAGGCCGAAGAGGCGCGTGCCGAAATCGCCCGCCGCATCCTTCGCCTGGACAATGCCAGGGCCGGGGTCGATCCGGCCGACAAGGCAGCGGCGCGGCAGCCGTCGATGGCGACCAGGCTGGTTGCGACGGCTGCGGTCCTGGCGGTCCCCCTGGTCAGTTGGGGGTTGTACAGCCAGCTCGGCTCGCCTGACCTGCCGTCGCAGCCGCTCAGCGAGCGACTGGCGAAGAATCCCGCCGACAGTTCGGTGGACGAGCTGGTGGCGCGCGCCGAGGCCCACCTAGCCGCCAATCCGGCCGATGGCAGGGGATGGGACGTTCTGGCCCCGGTCTATCTGCGCATGCAGCGGTTCTCCGACGCGGTGACGGCCTATCGCAACGCCATTCGCCTCGACGGCGACAGCGCCGCCCGTCAGGCCGGCCTCGGCGAGGCGATCGCCTCCGCCGCGGGCGGCATTGTTTCGGCCGACGCTCAGGCCGCTTTCGAGGCGGCCTTGAAGCTCGATCCGGCAAATCCGAAGGCCAGCTTTTATCTCGCGATGGGCATGGCGCAGGAAGGCCGCATCGAGAAGGCGACAGCGGCCTGGCAGAAAATGCTTGGCGCCTTGCCGCAGGACTCAGCCTGGCGCGGCGCCGTCGAGCAGGCACTGGCCGAAGCCGCCAGGCGCAGCGTCGCTTCGCGAGAGCCTGCGAAAGGCCCGGCCGCCGGGGATGTCGATGCCGCCGCGTCGATGTCGCCGCAGGACAGGGAAGCGATGATCAACACCATGGTTGCGGGACTTGATGAAAAACTTCGGCAAAACCCGCGCGATGCGGAAGGATGGATGCAGCTTATTCGTTCCTATGTGGTGCTGGGCAAGGCCGATCAGGCACGCGACGCGCTCAATCGCGGTATCGCCGTTTTTGGCTCCGATAGTGACGAAGCGAAGAAATTCACCGCCTTCGCCGTCTCGCTTGGCCTGACGGCGACGGAGTAG
- the ccmE gene encoding cytochrome c maturation protein CcmE: MTRKQKRLSVIAGGLAFLGAATGLTFYALGQKASYFYMPADLTTASLQPGQRIRLGGLVEKGTIERGQGATVAFSVTDNQKQVKVTYTGILPDLFREEQGVITEGAFGPDGVFVADSVLAKHDENYMPKEVAEGLKSKGVWQESKSD, translated from the coding sequence ATGACGCGCAAGCAGAAAAGACTGTCGGTGATCGCCGGAGGGTTGGCCTTTCTCGGTGCCGCAACCGGTCTGACCTTCTACGCGCTCGGCCAGAAGGCGTCCTATTTCTACATGCCCGCCGATCTGACCACCGCCAGCCTGCAGCCCGGGCAGCGCATCAGACTCGGCGGCCTCGTCGAAAAGGGCACGATCGAGCGCGGCCAGGGGGCCACTGTCGCCTTTTCGGTCACCGACAACCAGAAGCAGGTCAAGGTCACCTACACCGGCATTCTTCCCGACCTTTTCCGTGAGGAGCAGGGCGTCATCACTGAAGGCGCGTTTGGCCCGGACGGCGTCTTCGTCGCCGACAGCGTGCTGGCCAAGCACGACGAGAACTACATGCCAAAGGAGGTGGCTGAAGGCCTCAAGTCCAAGGGCGTGTGGCAGGAGAGCAAGAGTGACTAA